In one Burkholderiales bacterium GJ-E10 genomic region, the following are encoded:
- a CDS encoding YdcF-like protein gives MQSDWVIALRESAHVFLVPPGPLLLLLVAGLLLLRRKPKAGRALLWTGTLLFLALSLAPVSRALTDLAGDYRPLRLADARAAQAIVVLAGEARSAPEDRIWAPDPGKPEPFEDTVGDLTLTRLRYGVLLAKRTGLPMLFTGGEGGLHHRALAELMQQRAIGDYGVGAHWLETRSRNTRENAQLSAPILRAAGVRTIVLVTDDNHMRRALREFAATGLRAIPAPVRIPSPIFSGRWSKNLRPGFGAFCSSSLAIYELLGQAAQILSPPPDRAR, from the coding sequence ATGCAATCCGACTGGGTCATTGCGCTGCGCGAATCGGCGCATGTCTTCCTGGTGCCGCCGGGACCGCTCCTGCTGCTGCTGGTCGCGGGCCTGCTCCTGCTGCGCCGTAAACCCAAAGCGGGCCGCGCGCTCCTGTGGACCGGGACGCTGCTCTTCCTTGCGCTGTCGCTCGCCCCGGTGAGCCGCGCGCTCACCGATCTGGCCGGCGACTATCGGCCGCTGCGGCTTGCCGATGCGCGCGCGGCACAGGCGATCGTGGTTCTTGCCGGCGAAGCGCGCTCCGCACCCGAAGATCGAATCTGGGCGCCGGACCCCGGAAAGCCGGAACCGTTCGAGGACACCGTGGGCGACCTCACGCTGACGCGCCTGCGCTACGGCGTGCTGCTGGCGAAGCGAACCGGCCTGCCGATGCTCTTCACCGGCGGCGAGGGCGGGCTGCACCATCGCGCGCTGGCCGAACTCATGCAGCAAAGGGCGATCGGCGACTATGGGGTCGGTGCGCACTGGCTCGAGACGCGCTCCCGCAACACCCGCGAGAATGCCCAGCTTTCCGCGCCCATCCTGCGTGCTGCTGGGGTGCGGACCATCGTGCTGGTCACCGACGACAACCACATGCGCCGGGCGTTGCGCGAATTCGCGGCCACCGGGCTGCGGGCGATCCCGGCGCCGGTGCGCATCCCGTCGCCGATCTTCTCCGGGCGCTGGTCGAAGAATCTGCGACCCGGCTTCGGCGCGTTCTGCAGCAGTTCGCTCGCGATCTACGAACTGCTGGGGCAGGCGGCGCAGATCCTCAGCCCGCCGCCGGACCGAGCCCGCTGA
- a CDS encoding sulfate adenylyltransferase, with amino-acid sequence MTAPSVTREDRERLNGHRGRVVWFTGLSGSGKSSLANALAVALHARGRRTYVLDGDVVRQGLSRDLGFTEADRAENIRRIAEVARLMMDAGLIVITAFISPFHREREMARQCVGAGDFIEVYVDTPLAVCERRDPKGLYRKARSGELANMTGIDSPYEPPEAPRLALRTDGVALERNVDELLKVLGA; translated from the coding sequence ATGACTGCCCCCAGCGTGACCCGCGAAGACCGGGAGCGGCTCAACGGCCACCGCGGGCGGGTGGTGTGGTTCACCGGCCTCTCCGGCTCGGGCAAATCCTCCCTGGCCAATGCCCTGGCGGTCGCCCTGCATGCGCGGGGACGCCGCACCTACGTGCTGGATGGCGACGTGGTTCGGCAGGGATTGAGCCGGGATCTCGGCTTCACCGAAGCGGACCGGGCGGAGAACATCCGGCGGATCGCCGAAGTCGCCCGGCTCATGATGGATGCCGGACTCATCGTCATCACCGCCTTCATCTCGCCCTTCCACCGTGAGCGGGAGATGGCCCGGCAGTGCGTCGGCGCCGGCGATTTCATCGAGGTCTACGTCGACACGCCGCTCGCCGTCTGCGAGCGGCGCGACCCCAAGGGGCTCTATCGCAAGGCCCGCAGCGGCGAACTGGCGAACATGACCGGCATCGACAGCCCGTATGAACCGCCGGAGGCGCCGCGGCTCGCCCTGCGGACCGACGGGGTCGCGCTCGAACGCAACGTCGATGAACTGCTGAAGGTCTTGGGGGCGTAA
- a CDS encoding secretion ATPase: MYEAYFGLSASPFQLNPDPTFLFESKGHRRAYSYLQYGAFQGEGFIVVTGEVGAGKTTLVRALLREIDSKRVVAAQLVSTQLEADDLLRSVAIAFGLPAKSTGKAELLAEIESFLLSLITLGQRALLVVDEAQNLSPRAMEELRMLSNFQLGQHALLQSFLVGQPELRDMLRTPALRQLRQRITASYHLGPMEEAETRAYVEHRLRKTGWRGDPAWDDAAFPALHAATGGLPRRINALCNRVLLAAYLGESHRITAADIAAVEEELRQELGMDPFGTVAADEDDTFGRDGGAARQSPAAIVARLDRIEQSIAVLTEIVRGGMHGIAAEAPRSMPQRIGGIVPGSGKGPMLGLVTRRRIRGV; encoded by the coding sequence ATGTACGAAGCCTATTTCGGTCTCAGCGCCAGCCCGTTCCAGCTCAACCCTGACCCCACGTTCCTGTTCGAGAGCAAGGGGCACCGCCGCGCCTATTCGTATCTGCAGTACGGCGCGTTCCAGGGCGAGGGGTTCATCGTCGTCACGGGGGAGGTCGGTGCGGGCAAGACCACCCTGGTGCGCGCGCTGCTGCGCGAGATCGATTCCAAGCGGGTGGTGGCGGCCCAGCTCGTCAGCACCCAGCTCGAAGCCGACGATCTGCTGCGCTCCGTGGCGATCGCCTTCGGCCTGCCCGCAAAATCGACCGGCAAGGCCGAACTGCTGGCGGAAATCGAGTCCTTTCTGCTCTCGCTCATCACGCTTGGCCAGCGGGCGCTGCTGGTCGTCGACGAGGCGCAGAATCTGAGTCCGCGGGCGATGGAAGAACTGCGGATGCTGTCCAATTTTCAGTTGGGTCAGCACGCCTTGCTGCAAAGCTTTCTCGTTGGCCAGCCCGAGCTGCGCGACATGCTGCGCACGCCCGCGCTGCGGCAATTGCGCCAGCGCATCACCGCCTCGTATCACCTTGGTCCGATGGAAGAGGCGGAAACCCGGGCATATGTGGAACATCGTTTGCGCAAGACCGGGTGGCGCGGTGATCCGGCGTGGGACGACGCGGCGTTCCCGGCCTTGCATGCCGCCACCGGCGGCTTGCCGCGACGGATCAATGCGCTGTGCAACCGGGTGCTGCTGGCGGCGTATTTGGGCGAGAGCCATCGCATCACGGCCGCGGACATCGCCGCGGTGGAAGAGGAGCTGCGGCAGGAACTGGGGATGGACCCGTTCGGGACGGTTGCCGCCGACGAGGACGACACGTTCGGCCGCGATGGCGGGGCGGCGCGCCAATCCCCGGCGGCGATCGTCGCCCGGTTGGATCGCATCGAACAGAGCATCGCGGTGTTGACCGAGATCGTGCGCGGAGGCATGCATGGAATCGCCGCAGAGGCTCCCCGATCGATGCCACAGCGCATCGGCGGCATCGTGCCGGGTTCGGGCAAGGGTCCGATGCTGGGCCTGGTCACGCGGCGGCGGATCCGCGGGGTTTGA
- a CDS encoding putative exopolysaccharide biosynthesis protein, with translation MSIIEQAARRMEALRRAGVQPGSPVAGLAGGADSGAPSSAAGRNGSATEVRPAGVDRPPAVSNPAAAGHAAAPVRHDQDGRRSVEIDFARAAANGFLTPNVARNRLADEFRTAKHGLLQNIRGQSAAVVKRANCIMVTSALPGEGKTFSSVNLALSLAREVDLRTLLVDADVLNPSVLNRLGLAAERGLLDLITDPDLALDDLVLRTNIDKLSLLPAGTASEQSTELLASDAMDRLVDNLATYDPNRVVVFDAPPLLVAPETRQLAAHVGQIVLVVEAQRTPRSAVAAAIETIKDRPVVMTLLNKARAGAGKRYGYGYGYGYGYGKSRREDAAAA, from the coding sequence ATGAGCATCATCGAACAAGCCGCCCGCCGCATGGAAGCGTTGCGGCGGGCCGGGGTGCAGCCGGGGTCGCCCGTGGCCGGCCTGGCCGGCGGTGCGGATTCCGGCGCGCCATCCAGCGCGGCAGGCCGCAACGGAAGTGCGACGGAAGTCCGGCCGGCCGGAGTGGATCGCCCGCCCGCCGTTTCGAATCCGGCCGCTGCGGGGCATGCCGCGGCGCCGGTGCGCCATGACCAGGACGGCAGGCGCAGCGTGGAAATCGACTTCGCCCGCGCGGCCGCAAACGGCTTTCTGACGCCCAATGTCGCACGCAACCGTCTTGCCGACGAATTCCGCACCGCCAAGCACGGTCTGCTGCAGAACATCCGCGGCCAGTCGGCGGCCGTCGTCAAGCGCGCCAACTGCATCATGGTCACCAGCGCGCTGCCCGGCGAGGGCAAGACGTTCTCCAGCGTGAACCTCGCGCTGTCGCTGGCCCGTGAGGTCGATCTGCGGACGCTGCTCGTCGATGCCGACGTGCTCAATCCCAGCGTGCTCAATCGCCTCGGACTGGCGGCCGAGCGCGGCTTGCTCGACCTCATCACCGACCCGGATCTGGCGCTCGACGATCTGGTCCTGCGCACCAACATTGACAAACTCAGCCTGCTGCCTGCGGGCACGGCGAGCGAACAGTCGACCGAACTGCTGGCCAGCGACGCGATGGACCGCCTGGTCGACAACCTGGCGACCTACGACCCGAACCGGGTGGTGGTCTTCGATGCGCCCCCGCTGCTCGTCGCGCCGGAGACGCGCCAGCTGGCGGCGCACGTCGGGCAGATCGTGCTGGTGGTCGAGGCGCAGCGCACGCCGCGTTCGGCGGTGGCCGCGGCGATCGAGACCATCAAGGACCGGCCGGTGGTGATGACCTTGCTCAACAAGGCGCGGGCCGGGGCGGGCAAGCGGTACGGCTATGGGTATGGCTATGGCTATGGCTATGGGAAGTCCCGCCGGGAGGACGCCGCCGCGGCCTAG
- a CDS encoding polysaccharide export protein, whose protein sequence is MGAYLRKQGKLLCCGLAAVIMLAACSSMPQAPATAASPNYQYLIGPQDKINVIVWRNPELSFVGPVRPDGKISIPLVNDLPAVGRTSTQLSADIERALSRYIRDPVVTVVVTSFSGPYDQQIRVIGQAAHPMAVPYRQNMTLLDVMIAVGGLTDFAAGNRAVLVRGSEHDKSYHVRLNDLIKHGDISANVDVLPGDILIIPQSWF, encoded by the coding sequence ATGGGTGCGTACTTGCGCAAGCAGGGGAAATTGCTGTGCTGCGGCCTGGCGGCCGTGATCATGCTGGCCGCTTGCAGCTCGATGCCGCAGGCGCCGGCCACCGCGGCCTCGCCGAACTACCAATACCTGATCGGGCCGCAGGACAAGATCAACGTCATCGTCTGGCGCAATCCGGAGCTGTCGTTCGTCGGGCCGGTGCGGCCGGACGGCAAGATCTCGATCCCGCTGGTCAACGACCTGCCGGCGGTCGGGCGCACTTCGACCCAACTGTCGGCGGACATCGAGCGCGCGCTGAGCCGCTACATCCGCGACCCGGTGGTGACGGTGGTCGTGACGTCCTTTTCCGGACCGTACGATCAGCAGATCCGGGTGATCGGCCAGGCTGCGCACCCGATGGCGGTGCCCTACCGGCAGAACATGACCCTGCTCGACGTCATGATCGCCGTCGGTGGCCTGACCGATTTCGCCGCCGGCAATCGCGCGGTGCTGGTGCGCGGCTCCGAGCATGACAAGAGCTACCACGTGCGCTTGAACGACCTGATCAAGCACGGCGACATCTCGGCCAACGTCGACGTCCTGCCCGGCGACATCCTGATCATTCCGCAAAGCTGGTTCTGA
- a CDS encoding polysaccharide chain length determinant protein — MDDILGPVLSQLRAMWSRRWAGLLVAWIVAAVAAAAVWRVPERWEADARVYVDTQTVLRPLLSGLAVQPDVDQMVSILARTLITRPNLEKLIGMAKLVPPGANQQVFDRMVEQLQAGIQIAPAGDRDLYLISYRDTDPQRAKQVVQSLVELFISSTAGGKRRDSEQARAFIDEQIAEYEKKLEDAENRVKEFKLKNFGYSGMAVKDRYAQLSLLSDELTKARMDLHAAQDARDAIQRQLSGQDPVLLTEVAPTPGFGGTSEWDARLDTLHKQLDDLTRRYTDSYPDVVETKRLIARIEAEKKAAQAKRLAQLGVSASHISPPATNPVYQQLQVALGESDAMVASLQSRANDLEGQLNQLRATAVHAPEVEAEMSKLNRDYDVLRHNYDALVQRREQAAISEDVDANAQMAVFRVIDPPHVLRKPVFPGHVALAALALLASLGAGVVVSFGLTQVFPRVESAADLRQLTGGLPMLGTISMLVDARRQRRERVGVLAFVGALGGLFFVSGVWIVWMVMHPAVV, encoded by the coding sequence GTGGACGACATCCTTGGTCCCGTATTGAGCCAGTTGCGCGCCATGTGGAGCCGGCGCTGGGCCGGCCTGCTGGTGGCGTGGATCGTGGCGGCGGTGGCGGCCGCCGCCGTCTGGCGCGTCCCCGAGCGCTGGGAGGCCGACGCGCGGGTCTACGTCGACACCCAGACGGTGCTGCGGCCGCTGCTCAGCGGACTGGCGGTGCAGCCGGACGTCGACCAGATGGTGTCGATCCTCGCGCGGACCCTGATCACCCGGCCCAACCTCGAAAAGCTGATCGGGATGGCGAAGCTCGTTCCTCCGGGCGCGAATCAGCAGGTCTTCGACCGGATGGTCGAACAGCTCCAGGCCGGGATCCAGATCGCGCCGGCGGGCGACCGGGATCTCTATCTGATCAGCTATCGGGACACCGATCCGCAGCGCGCCAAGCAGGTCGTGCAGAGCCTCGTCGAGTTGTTCATCAGTTCGACCGCCGGCGGCAAGCGGCGCGACAGCGAGCAGGCGCGCGCCTTCATCGACGAGCAGATCGCCGAGTACGAGAAGAAGCTCGAAGACGCGGAGAACCGGGTCAAGGAGTTCAAGCTCAAGAACTTCGGGTACAGTGGCATGGCGGTCAAGGATCGCTACGCCCAGCTTTCCCTGCTGTCGGATGAGTTGACCAAGGCCCGCATGGACCTGCATGCGGCGCAGGATGCGCGCGATGCGATTCAGCGCCAGTTGAGCGGCCAGGATCCGGTGCTCTTGACCGAAGTCGCGCCGACGCCGGGGTTCGGCGGCACGTCCGAGTGGGATGCGCGGCTCGATACCCTGCACAAGCAGCTCGACGACCTCACCCGGCGCTACACCGACAGCTACCCCGACGTGGTCGAGACCAAGCGCCTGATCGCGCGCATCGAAGCCGAGAAGAAGGCCGCGCAGGCCAAGCGGCTGGCCCAGCTCGGCGTTTCGGCCTCGCACATCAGTCCGCCGGCGACCAACCCGGTTTACCAGCAACTGCAGGTTGCCCTGGGCGAGTCGGACGCCATGGTGGCCAGCCTGCAGTCGCGTGCCAATGATCTCGAGGGGCAGTTGAACCAGCTCCGGGCGACGGCCGTGCATGCGCCGGAGGTGGAAGCGGAAATGTCCAAGCTCAACCGCGACTATGACGTCCTCCGGCACAACTACGATGCGCTGGTGCAGCGCCGCGAGCAGGCGGCGATTTCGGAGGATGTCGACGCCAATGCCCAGATGGCGGTGTTCCGGGTGATCGATCCGCCGCACGTCCTGCGCAAACCGGTGTTCCCCGGCCACGTTGCCCTGGCGGCGCTGGCGCTGCTGGCGTCGCTCGGGGCGGGGGTCGTCGTGTCGTTCGGCTTGACGCAGGTGTTCCCGCGGGTGGAAAGCGCGGCGGATCTGCGGCAGCTGACCGGCGGATTGCCCATGCTGGGCACGATCTCGATGCTCGTCGATGCGCGCCGGCAGCGCCGCGAACGCGTTGGCGTGCTGGCATTCGTCGGCGCGCTCGGTGGGCTGTTTTTCGTTTCCGGAGTCTGGATCGTATGGATGGTGATGCATCCGGCCGTGGTGTGA
- a CDS encoding methylene tetrahydrofolate reductase MetF (Fragment) gives MTDTGTRRGPIDFPKSRSRAGTLMAALLAAGAMPGTAHGADTGSSSGFLQTSIQAQETYTSNAYFGFQPGSRPDWITQITPSLVANKTDPNFQFNANLSVDSVNYARGSEPNMVLPSGNMDGIWHGVGDHLTVDAGAGVAQVPNYLYLPTPQAGATSFNTFSNYTYHINPDWKGMLPGAVQYDLQSQNGWSRAVGAPPGEAGNSYFGDSSVDFLKKPNPAGWEFRAEDLYSTYQFSGFGPGSGGYNYPPVRQEDARLFLRAALDPHWTVGLRGGIEREDFIDNYQWTSIVGGEFAWVPTERSNVSGDVERHYYGTTYHYSITHRNPWFATSITGGRDISTTPEEMFMLPATGNVASLLDAMLMTEYPDPGARALAVQNLITSSNLPNTLTAPTTVFAPIAFLTQNNQGSVAWLGHRNTVTVTVFDSSTRLIPSASTPAVAGMSSFIFDDVQRGATVNLNHRLTKLATVTATVTGSRVIGIGPQAGMFGNQGSVILQWNQALSAKSGVLFGLRDQYFVSPAGVNSFFGFGDQREKAAYVALTHTF, from the coding sequence ATGACGGATACGGGGACGCGGCGCGGTCCCATCGACTTTCCGAAATCCCGCAGCCGTGCCGGGACGCTGATGGCGGCACTGCTGGCCGCGGGCGCGATGCCGGGTACGGCCCATGGGGCGGATACGGGAAGCAGCAGCGGCTTTTTGCAGACTTCGATCCAGGCGCAGGAAACCTATACCAGCAACGCCTATTTCGGCTTCCAGCCTGGTTCGCGTCCGGATTGGATCACGCAGATCACGCCCTCGCTCGTCGCCAACAAGACCGACCCGAACTTTCAGTTCAACGCCAATCTGTCGGTCGATTCGGTCAACTACGCGCGCGGTTCCGAGCCGAACATGGTGTTGCCGAGCGGAAACATGGATGGCATCTGGCACGGCGTCGGCGACCATCTGACGGTGGATGCCGGCGCCGGGGTGGCGCAGGTGCCGAACTACCTGTATCTGCCGACACCGCAGGCCGGGGCGACGAGCTTCAATACGTTCAGCAACTACACCTACCACATCAACCCCGACTGGAAGGGGATGCTGCCGGGTGCGGTGCAGTACGATCTGCAGAGCCAGAACGGCTGGTCGCGGGCGGTGGGGGCGCCGCCCGGCGAAGCCGGGAATTCCTATTTCGGCGACAGTTCCGTCGATTTCCTCAAGAAGCCAAACCCCGCGGGTTGGGAGTTCCGGGCCGAAGACCTGTACTCGACCTACCAGTTTTCCGGCTTCGGCCCGGGTTCCGGCGGATACAACTATCCGCCCGTCCGGCAGGAGGATGCGCGGTTGTTCCTGCGTGCGGCGCTGGATCCGCATTGGACCGTCGGCCTGCGCGGGGGCATCGAACGCGAAGACTTCATCGACAACTATCAATGGACGTCGATCGTCGGCGGCGAGTTCGCATGGGTTCCGACCGAACGCAGCAACGTGTCGGGCGATGTCGAGCGCCACTATTACGGCACCACGTATCACTACTCGATCACCCATCGCAACCCCTGGTTCGCGACCAGCATCACCGGCGGGCGGGACATTTCCACCACCCCGGAGGAGATGTTCATGCTGCCGGCGACCGGCAATGTCGCCAGCCTGCTCGATGCGATGCTGATGACGGAGTATCCCGACCCCGGTGCGCGTGCGCTTGCCGTGCAGAACCTGATCACCAGTTCCAACCTGCCGAATACGCTGACGGCACCGACTACCGTGTTCGCACCCATCGCCTTCCTGACCCAGAACAACCAGGGGTCGGTCGCCTGGCTGGGCCACCGCAATACCGTGACCGTGACGGTGTTCGATTCGAGCACCCGCCTGATTCCGTCCGCGTCCACGCCGGCGGTTGCGGGCATGTCCTCGTTCATCTTCGATGACGTGCAGCGCGGCGCCACGGTCAATCTCAATCACCGCCTGACCAAGCTCGCCACCGTGACGGCTACCGTCACCGGATCCCGGGTCATCGGGATCGGCCCGCAGGCGGGCATGTTCGGCAACCAGGGTTCGGTGATCCTGCAGTGGAACCAGGCGCTGTCGGCGAAGAGCGGCGTGCTGTTCGGCTTGCGCGACCAGTACTTCGTGTCCCCCGCCGGCGTCAATTCGTTCTTCGGTTTCGGCGACCAGCGCGAAAAGGCTGCGTACGTTGCCTTGACCCATACCTTCTGA
- a CDS encoding glycosyl transferase, group 1: MGSTTDPRPLIVHVVYRFAVGGLENGIVNLVNRMPERSWRHAIVALTDASEEFCRRLERDDVTIVALRKPPGHAIGLYPQLFDLFRARRPAVVHTRNLAALEAVVPAWAARVPARIHGEHGRDMTDVDGTSRRYRIVRRMYRPFVHRYVALSHDLERYLIDGIGVPPDRVRHIYNGVDTRRFRPAPGGRAAIEGTPLADPDAFVVGTVGRMERVKDQANLVQAFLHAIRDGSAHASRLRLALVGDGPMRGELEAMVHAAGAADRVWFAGERSDVPAIMQGLDCFVLPSLAEGISNTLLEAMASGLPVVATRVGANADLMEEGATGFVVPRADPAALAAEILRYAADPARARRHGAAGRTRVEQRFSIDRMVADYEDLYSRAVRRSVA, encoded by the coding sequence ATGGGGTCGACGACCGATCCTCGTCCGCTGATCGTCCATGTGGTCTACCGGTTCGCGGTCGGCGGCCTGGAGAACGGCATCGTCAACCTCGTCAACCGCATGCCGGAGCGATCGTGGCGGCATGCGATCGTTGCGCTGACCGACGCGTCCGAAGAATTCTGCCGCCGGCTCGAGCGCGACGACGTGACGATCGTTGCGCTGCGCAAGCCGCCGGGCCATGCCATCGGGCTCTACCCGCAGTTGTTCGATCTCTTCCGCGCGCGACGGCCGGCGGTGGTTCATACGCGCAACCTCGCCGCGCTCGAGGCCGTCGTTCCCGCCTGGGCGGCGCGCGTGCCGGCGCGCATCCACGGCGAACACGGCCGCGACATGACCGACGTCGATGGCACGAGCCGGCGCTACCGGATCGTCCGGCGGATGTACCGCCCGTTCGTGCACCGCTACGTCGCGCTGTCGCACGACCTCGAGCGCTACCTGATCGACGGCATCGGCGTGCCGCCGGATCGCGTCCGGCATATCTACAACGGCGTCGATACCCGACGCTTCCGTCCGGCGCCCGGAGGCCGGGCCGCGATCGAAGGCACGCCGCTTGCCGATCCCGATGCGTTCGTCGTCGGAACGGTCGGCCGGATGGAGCGGGTCAAGGATCAGGCCAATCTCGTCCAGGCGTTCCTGCATGCGATCCGTGACGGCTCGGCGCATGCGTCCCGCCTGCGGCTGGCGCTCGTCGGCGACGGGCCGATGCGCGGCGAACTGGAAGCCATGGTGCACGCCGCCGGTGCGGCCGACCGGGTGTGGTTCGCCGGCGAGCGCAGCGACGTTCCCGCGATAATGCAGGGGCTCGACTGCTTCGTCCTGCCTTCGCTGGCGGAGGGCATCTCCAACACGCTGCTCGAGGCGATGGCGAGCGGCCTGCCGGTGGTGGCGACCCGCGTCGGCGCCAACGCCGATCTGATGGAGGAGGGCGCGACCGGGTTCGTCGTGCCGCGCGCCGATCCGGCGGCCCTGGCGGCGGAAATTCTGCGCTATGCGGCCGATCCGGCGCGGGCCCGACGCCATGGCGCCGCCGGCCGCACGCGTGTCGAACAGCGCTTCAGCATCGACCGGATGGTGGCCGACTACGAGGACCTGTATTCGCGCGCGGTTCGACGTTCGGTTGCGTAA
- a CDS encoding putative helix-turn-helix transcriptional regulator, with translation MTRVQVIEKDGAPAFYVVPADLWDRMRASAEDVEDVADIEEFRANDDGVRIPADVAFAVADGTHPVRAWREHRNRTQDQLAAACGLSKPFISQIESGARTGTLDSLRAIARALDIPVGALLLDD, from the coding sequence ATGACTCGTGTTCAGGTGATCGAAAAGGATGGTGCACCGGCCTTTTACGTGGTACCGGCGGATCTTTGGGATCGCATGCGCGCATCGGCGGAGGATGTCGAGGATGTCGCCGACATCGAGGAATTCCGGGCGAATGACGATGGCGTGCGCATCCCGGCCGATGTTGCGTTCGCGGTAGCCGATGGCACGCATCCGGTGCGTGCCTGGCGCGAGCACCGAAACCGTACCCAGGACCAGCTCGCCGCAGCCTGCGGCTTGTCGAAACCATTCATCAGTCAGATCGAAAGCGGTGCACGCACGGGTACGCTGGATTCGCTGCGCGCGATCGCCCGCGCTCTCGACATCCCCGTTGGCGCACTGCTCCTCGACGATTAG
- a CDS encoding acyl carrier protein, translated as MNIEEQVIASLEAALNIRLDRARTNAATPLLGALPEFDSMAVVALLATMEERLGIAVDDDEIDGSIFATVGSLTEFVRGKLAG; from the coding sequence TTGAACATCGAGGAACAGGTCATTGCGTCGTTGGAGGCAGCCCTCAACATCCGGCTCGACCGCGCCAGGACGAACGCCGCCACGCCGCTGCTCGGCGCCCTGCCGGAGTTCGATTCGATGGCGGTGGTGGCGCTGCTGGCGACGATGGAGGAGCGCCTGGGCATCGCGGTCGACGACGACGAAATCGACGGGTCGATCTTCGCGACCGTGGGCAGCCTGACCGAGTTCGTCCGCGGCAAGCTCGCCGGCTGA